The genomic stretch TCGCTAGTATTTGAAATTAAAAAGATGGTGGAGTTACTCCAAATATAACAGTGACTTTGTTTAAAGAAGTGTTTTCCCACTTATGCTTTGCATAAGGTGGAATTTTAACACTATCACCTGTATTGAGAAGTAAAACCTCATCATTTAGATATAGTTTCACTTTTCCTTCCATAATAAATGCTATTTCTTCCCCTTTATGTGCTACAGGCTCCATAGATGAAGCAGTTTGAGGTAACAGATTCATTAGAGCCAATTCTAGTGATCCATCTAAATTAGGAGATAATAGCTCATACGAAACATTGCCGCTTTCAGGAAAAGTTATTTTTTTCCTTTGGTTAGCTCGTACAACTAATTCTTCTGTATTGGTATCCTCTAAGAAAAAATTAAACAATGGAATATTTAATGCTACAGAAATTAATTTTAGTGTTTGTAATGAAGGGTTTGTGATTCCTTTTTCAATCTGACTTAACATGGAAGGTGTTATATCAGCTAACTCTGCTAAACGCTTACTGGTTAATCCGGCACCTTTTCTAAATGCCCTAATTTTGTGACCAACATTAATATCGTTCATATATGTAATCCCCTTTAAATAAGTAAATAAAATTAAAATGTTATTAATTTTATTTACTTATACTTAATAAATTGTTAATATATACTTAATTATAATAAATTATGATTAATTTTAAAATATCATATGTACATATGGCAGCAGCTGCGAAAAAGTGGGAAAAAGATTTACTTAGAAACAAAGGGGCTACTATTTTTGAATATACAGCGGGCTATAGTAAAGCGGTAGAAGAAAGAATACAAGTTAATAAGAATCAAATGTGCTATTTGATTGAGTTTCGTTCAGTTTGAAAATTATGGTATGGGAGCATATACATGTAAATTTCGCTGGGCCTACTCAT from Bacillus thuringiensis encodes the following:
- a CDS encoding helix-turn-helix domain-containing protein, translating into MNDINVGHKIRAFRKGAGLTSKRLAELADITPSMLSQIEKGITNPSLQTLKLISVALNIPLFNFFLEDTNTEELVVRANQRKKITFPESGNVSYELLSPNLDGSLELALMNLLPQTASSMEPVAHKGEEIAFIMEGKVKLYLNDEVLLLNTGDSVKIPPYAKHKWENTSLNKVTVIFGVTPPSF
- a CDS encoding serine dehydratase: MAAAAKKWEKDLLRNKGATIFEYTAGYSKAVEERIQVNKNQMCYLIEFRSV